In one Pangasianodon hypophthalmus isolate fPanHyp1 chromosome 22, fPanHyp1.pri, whole genome shotgun sequence genomic region, the following are encoded:
- the prlh2 gene encoding prolactin releasing hormone 2: MVFRGGPRSMRTQQHQQRSFSLRWLSVLIAALLILSTSATCAQCTTVEQDLHIVHNVDNRSPEIDPFWYVGRGVRPIGRFGKRESDAPLQHALLLLLLSALRNTESARSGASSPNTDYYPEVHKSYT; this comes from the exons ATGGTGTTCCGGGGTGGTCCTCGCTCCATGCGCACTCAGCAGCATCAGCAGCGCTCCTTCAGCCTGCGCTGGCTGTCGGTGTTGATCGCAGCGCTTCTCATCCTGTCCACAAGTGCCACCTGTGCGCAATGCACCACGGTCGAGCAAGACCTACACATCGTTCACAACGTCGACAACAGAA GCCCTGAGATCGACCCGTTCTGGTATGTGGGTCGCGGCGTGAGACCCATCGGCCGTTTCGGGAAGCGCGAGAGTGACGCACCGTTACAGCACGCGcttctactactgctgctcAGCGCGCTCAGAAACACGGAGAGCGCGCGCAGCGGAGCCTCCTCCCCAAACACGGACTATTACCCAGAAGTGCACAAATCCTATACTTGA